One Salvia splendens isolate huo1 chromosome 1, SspV2, whole genome shotgun sequence genomic window, GCCTGTTCTCGATGAAGGACAGAAGTGAGTGGCCCAAAACACTCGACCGCCTCAGAAATTGGCAGGCAGCCGACATAATGAAGCTGAGCTACAACGACCTTGACAACCACTTGAAACTGTGTCTCATCTACATGACACTATTTCCTAGAGAGATGGACATTCCAGTGAGTAGGCTGCAACGGTTGTGGCTAGCCGAGGGGTTCGTGGAGCAGCCACGTGAGTTCCACAAAGATGTGAAGCAGCCACGCGAGTTCCAAGAAGACGTGGCGCAGGGGTATTTCGAGAGCCTGGTGAAACGCAGCTTGATAATGGTGTCGAAGCAGCGCTCAGATGGGAGCGCTAGAAAGTGCCGGCTGCAAGGCGCCATCCATGACTTTTTGCTGGAACAGGCTCAGGATATCCACCTTTTCCACGTCCATCCCGGATCAGACGAAAGCTTGGCTGGGATGCGGAGGCTCATCGAATGCGCTGATGCCGGGATTGTCCCACCCACTACTGCTCCAATTCGACATACGAGGTCTTACATATCATTCAAGCTACAGAAAAAGGATATTCCAGCAAAGTATGTGTGCTCACTTGTTAGAAAAATGGGGAAAGGGTTAGGCTTGTTGAGGGTTCTTGATCTTGAGGGAGTGTACCAACCTTGTTTGCCGGACAATCTAGGGGACttgtatcatttgaggtatctCGGATTGAGGTGGACATTCATCGACAAGCTTCCAAAATCTGTAGGCGAACTCCCTCATCTCCAGACATTAGACCTTAAGCATACACGGATAGACAAGATCCCGAAAACTGTTTGGAAACTGAAGAATCTCCAGCATCTCAATCTCAACGAAGTTCATCTAGACAAGGACACACCTCTGCACTTCCGCGAGTCCTTGCCCGATCTCCTAACTCTGCTGGGGTTATCAGTCAGCCACGAGACCCCAATAAAGAATGGCCTGAGCAAGCTGAAACACCTAAGAGAGCTAGGCATTTCTTTCCGTTGCATCAAGCTCAGTGATGATCATGAGAGATGTCAAGATCCTTTGGTGGAGTGGATTTCCGAGCTAACTGATCTCCAATCATTGAGGTTGCGATCCAAAGATGATGCTGGGAACCCTTTACGCCTTAGTTTAAGGCCGTTTTCACGCTTGGAGAAACTCTCCCACATGAAGTTCAAGATTTCAAAGAACAACTATGAGCTCAAGATCAGGATGATTCCTTGATGGATGTAGTTTATTACAGTATACATATCTCATGAGTGTTTAAAAATCACattgtttaaaaaaatgaaatgaacacGAAAACACATTAATGAATGTCAAAATTAGAGAAACAAGTCTTCATAAAACTAATCTAAGAAATAATCGCAATTTAGATCTAATTTCGTCAATATTTCTGCATTCAAATGGAAAGACACTCAAAAGAGCAAAATCCCACaaataaatctaaaaaaatTCGCGAAATAGATGCAAATCAAATAGAGATTAACAATCATCAATCGATTCATCTGAGGTAATGGGAAGCAGAAAATCTCAacaaaaaattcacaaaatcgATTACCAAACcgttaaaaaaaatatcagcTCACTTACTTTTCCGACGCCGTAGATTCACCCTCCcacttttcaaatttatttatcaaaaagAATTACTAGTAAATGATGCCTTAGCCATTTAtaccaaactcaaactcaaattcATTTTTCTGTCATATCAACAGTAATTTTACACCaactatttacaccaaactcaaaactcaaaaaatattttatatttacctactttttttacttttccaATCTTaagtacatatttatttaaattacacattcACCCCACAACACTTTGTCaataattttccaaatataatttgatacaattatttataataatatattatatttatatattaaatatattatgcattcaaTAAAATATACATTAACTTCAAATTATAATACATAAGCATACTACAATAACattcaaacataaattaaaatacattaaaaaaacatcataattatataaaacaaatacatATGTTTCATTAGCCCATGCCATTAATTAGCCCATCTCGTAATTAACTACTccaaattatactactaaacctaattttctctctctccgtATCTTCTTCAATCTTCCCCTTCTCCGTATTTCCCCTTCTCTCTCCCATCGCCGCTATCTTCTTCAATCTTCCCCTTCtctgtattttcattttcaatggCTGCATATCCAAATTTTCTTCACCAAGTTCTTCAACCATCTACAACTCTCTATAATCAGGTAAGTAGTTTCTTCATCTAATTATTCTTCTCTATTTTTCCATCTCTCATCTCTCTGTCTTCTTCGAGTATCATCAAAAAGGAAGGACTCAATTGTAATTTCGGATGAGTTTTGAATCGAGCTACAGTGCTACTGCAAAGATGATATTAGCagaggcggcagcggcggtggcgacgAGGGGAGCGGCGCCGACAGCGGTGGCGAGGCAACGGGGGTCGGCGGTAAACGGTCCACGCACTACACCAAGGGGGGAGTCCATTGCTGTGGCGAGGGAGTGGGATGTCATCACATAAGACCCCATAGTGGACACCGATCAGACCGAGCCgagcttttggaagcgcgtcATGTTGGCATACAACAAGTTCAAGCCGAGAGGCGCCAAACCGCGTGACGTGAAACAGCTCCGCAAAAAGTGATCTAGGATTCTGCGAGACACCAAGAGGTTTGcagacatatacgagaacaaccttctCACCtctgagagtggccgaagcgaggCCGACATGAAAGCGTTGTCTATGTCCCAATTCAACACGGAAGGCTGACCGAAGTTCAACTCCTGGGAAGAGTATCTCGTTCTCGAGAAGTGCCCGAAATTCAAGGCCAGAGGAGAGGGGGATAGGTCCTAGGGAGAAGCGAACTAGACAAAACATCGCTagggactacagcagcggcagcggctcgcAATCATTCGACCTCAACGACGACCAAACGGAAGAGCCCGCAGCTACACACTCTAGGAGCCCACGCCCTCCGGGCCAACATGCCTCTATCCGAGGCGCTAGAGTGGCTGCAGGTTCCTCCCGCCTCTCCTCAGCCTCTTCTGGATCGGGCATCTCGCAACCCGCCCCTATACCGCACTCCGTGGGCACTGGTCCCCCCGAGGTCTTGCAGAGGAACATTGATATGCAGTTGATGAAACAACTGCAAGAAAACTGTTGTTTCTATGAGACAGCGACCGACCCGATCACCAAGGATATATACTACGCGCTCATGTGTCGGATCAAGGATCAGCTGGGGTTGTCTGCGGCTGGGGCAGCGGCAGGGGGCGGCGAGTGGCAGCGGGGGAGGCGGCGGAGAAGCGGCGGAGGAATCCGACTCAGCCACCGATTAGACGGTGGAggagtttttatttgtatttttaaaaaatgtttgttGTATAAATTTTCCATTTCcgtaatacaacgaatatttggtcccaatactttttttaaatttcaatattacctcgttttctagttatttacattccgataattctaattataattgaactaaaataaacaaaatataaaataaaatgaaaagtggctaaaaaagtGTCCTTTATAACTGCGGACACTATTTTTTGTGGGCACGGACAAATACGAAGTGGTTGTAGACAAAACAAAAATGACGGGGCTATCGGAAGTGTCGCTACTGTGGATGCGctctaatatattaatatattgatTGGTTTTGCAGGTCTGGACAAAATACAAGAAAAGACTGATTTTTTCCCCTTTTAAGTTGGAAACagactattttttgtagttCTATCCGATTTCGGGTAAAGATGCTGTTTTTATCTCAACTCCAGCAAATGGGTAAAATAGTTGAGAATTTTTTTGCAGTTTCTGTGTAGTTTTGTAGAAAGATCATCAAAATTCTAAGTTGCTTTTTGGCTGAAACAGTTTGATAACGCTCTCATCAGGTACATCTCCCTTGTTTCTTCTTTACTTCCTTTGTTGAGCTTGGTTTCGTGTATGTATGTTATTGACAAGAAACAAGAGAAATATTAGAAAATTCCCCCAAAAAAGTGAAATAATCCAAACTGCAGAAACACTTTGTTTGGGTTGATGTAAGATGTTTAGGTCTTGTCTTGTGAATGCTACTTTCGATGAAATTAGCGTTGTTGGTCTCCCGTTTTCATACCTGTAATTTGATCTTTTTCCAATTTTCTTGCTTGGGTTGTGAAGCTATGATCCAACTTGAAACAGAACCTAACCTGATGATGCTGTCTATTTCGTCTCTGGCTAAAATGC contains:
- the LOC121792587 gene encoding disease resistance protein RPM1-like, which codes for MKPTIEDSIESFALRFTRQRKKLGCLMNHALFPKKFTALKMLDYKLCSIQIEVKKISSRTNTLEGSSRAGSLSQQPECDDTDELDGEEMQEVPFSSNDEETESLNSSIQNLRSTSIIRERIEHSKLMYSYSYNEEELPIVGYQGKVDDLRRRLLSPDDGRVIPIVGELGSGKTMLARAVYGNRAITKTFNSAAWVTVFEKSTTTDILLALLNQVTKTEVQDGTREESLKNRLAQELSGRRYFVVLDGVQTLEQWERIRHAFPDQENGSKIILTTCYEGVADPKGRRYNMEKLNHEESWTLFMAKVGSHQDTKCPVKKRIIKVCQGLPLSIVLLGSLFSMKDRSEWPKTLDRLRNWQAADIMKLSYNDLDNHLKLCLIYMTLFPREMDIPVSRLQRLWLAEGFVEQPREFHKDVKQPREFQEDVAQGYFESLVKRSLIMVSKQRSDGSARKCRLQGAIHDFLLEQAQDIHLFHVHPGSDESLAGMRRLIECADAGIVPPTTAPIRHTRSYISFKLQKKDIPAKYVCSLVRKMGKGLGLLRVLDLEGVYQPCLPDNLGDLYHLRYLGLRWTFIDKLPKSVGELPHLQTLDLKHTRIDKIPKTVWKLKNLQHLNLNEVHLDKDTPLHFRESLPDLLTLLGLSVSHETPIKNGLSKLKHLRELGISFRCIKLSDDHERCQDPLVEWISELTDLQSLRLRSKDDAGNPLRLSLRPFSRLEKLSHMKFKISKNNYELKIRMIP